The following proteins are co-located in the Polymorphospora rubra genome:
- a CDS encoding hydantoinase/oxoprolinase family protein has product MSDPHIRLAVDIGGTFVDAMELDTRTNRVRFRKASTTPARPWEGVLDAVTALGTDLSQVELFIHGTTLGLNAVLERRGGATGIITNDGFRDIFLVGRGNVPSDHMYDFKYQRPESLVQRRYTAGVTGRLDHKGRVVTELDPDSVRAAARELVETQGVKSIAICFLHSFLDPTHERAAAEIIRREYPDVSLSLSTDIVREYREYERTSTTVLEAYIRPIFERYVDELERGLAERGFAGRFLIMRSGGGSMTSTVAKTSPTHTVLSGPAGGIVGAAYLANELGRDNLLTFDIGGTSLDACVIERGSAVAAYEAQLEHFPLLIPTYDIRTIGAGGGSIAWLDRGLLKVGPHSAGADPGPVCYGRGGTKPTVTDASVVLGYVDPQRFLAGTMGLADGAARDAVREQIAEPLGLSVEAAAAGIYDVLLAKTVGAVRQITVERGHDPRVFSLLAFGGAGPLLAPLLAREMGIREVVVPFAPSGFSAWGMLSADIVDDFARTVMATLDDADLDQIEALFKGVEAEALASLRTQGVGENDAILERQFELRYLGQEHSLMVTVGQHLDPDAVRASFEELHRARYGHAMDNRLQILNLRVRGIGRTRRPELATAPAGDGDPTRALLAPRDAYDFGTREVVPFAVYDRSLLQPGDVFTGPALVDEGTSTTVVPSGQRVEVDPHGYLLVTLEEAGA; this is encoded by the coding sequence GTGTCTGATCCGCACATCCGGCTCGCCGTCGACATCGGAGGCACCTTCGTCGACGCGATGGAGCTGGACACCCGCACCAACCGGGTGCGCTTCCGCAAGGCGTCGACCACCCCGGCGCGGCCGTGGGAGGGCGTACTCGACGCGGTCACCGCCCTGGGCACCGACCTGTCCCAGGTGGAGCTGTTCATCCACGGCACCACGCTCGGCCTCAACGCCGTGCTGGAGCGGCGCGGCGGCGCGACCGGCATCATCACCAACGACGGCTTCCGCGACATCTTCCTCGTCGGCCGCGGCAACGTGCCGTCCGACCACATGTACGACTTCAAGTACCAGCGCCCGGAGAGCCTGGTCCAGCGCCGCTACACCGCCGGGGTCACCGGCCGGCTGGACCACAAGGGCCGGGTCGTCACCGAACTCGACCCGGACAGCGTCCGCGCCGCCGCCCGCGAACTCGTCGAGACGCAGGGCGTGAAGTCGATCGCGATCTGCTTCCTGCACTCGTTCCTCGACCCGACCCACGAACGCGCCGCCGCCGAGATCATCCGGCGCGAGTACCCGGACGTCAGCCTGTCCCTGTCGACCGACATCGTCCGCGAGTACCGCGAGTACGAGCGGACCAGCACCACCGTCCTGGAGGCGTACATCCGGCCGATCTTCGAGCGGTACGTCGACGAACTGGAGCGCGGCCTCGCCGAGCGCGGCTTCGCCGGCCGGTTCCTCATCATGCGCTCCGGCGGCGGCTCGATGACGTCGACGGTCGCCAAGACCTCGCCGACGCACACCGTGCTCTCCGGCCCCGCCGGCGGCATCGTCGGCGCCGCCTACCTGGCGAACGAACTCGGCCGCGACAACCTGCTCACCTTCGACATCGGCGGCACCTCGCTGGACGCCTGCGTCATCGAGCGCGGCTCGGCCGTCGCCGCGTACGAGGCGCAGCTCGAACACTTCCCGCTGCTGATCCCGACGTACGACATCCGGACCATCGGTGCCGGTGGCGGCTCCATCGCCTGGCTGGACCGGGGCCTGCTCAAGGTCGGCCCGCACAGCGCCGGCGCCGACCCGGGCCCGGTCTGCTACGGCCGCGGCGGCACGAAACCGACCGTCACCGACGCGTCGGTGGTGCTCGGCTACGTCGACCCGCAGCGCTTCCTCGCCGGCACGATGGGCCTGGCCGACGGCGCCGCCCGCGACGCGGTCCGCGAACAGATCGCCGAACCGCTCGGCCTGTCCGTCGAGGCGGCCGCCGCCGGCATCTACGACGTACTGCTGGCCAAGACCGTCGGCGCGGTCCGGCAGATCACCGTCGAGCGCGGCCATGACCCGCGGGTCTTCTCACTGCTCGCCTTCGGCGGCGCCGGCCCGCTGCTCGCCCCGCTGCTGGCCCGCGAGATGGGCATCCGCGAGGTGGTCGTGCCATTCGCCCCGTCCGGCTTCTCCGCCTGGGGCATGCTGTCCGCCGACATCGTCGACGACTTCGCCCGTACGGTGATGGCCACCCTCGACGACGCCGACCTCGACCAGATCGAGGCGCTGTTCAAGGGCGTGGAGGCCGAGGCGCTGGCCTCGCTGCGCACCCAGGGCGTGGGCGAGAACGACGCGATCCTGGAACGGCAGTTCGAGCTGCGCTACCTCGGCCAGGAACACAGCCTGATGGTGACCGTCGGCCAGCACCTCGACCCGGACGCGGTCCGCGCCTCGTTCGAGGAACTGCACCGGGCCCGGTACGGCCACGCGATGGACAACCGGCTGCAGATCCTCAACCTGCGGGTACGCGGCATCGGCCGGACCCGTCGCCCGGAACTGGCCACCGCGCCGGCCGGCGACGGCGACCCGACCCGGGCGCTGCTCGCCCCGCGCGACGCGTACGACTTCGGCACCCGCGAGGTCGTGCCGTTCGCCGTCTACGACCGGTCGCTGCTCCAGCCCGGCGACGTGTTCACCGGGCCGGCCCTGGTCGACGAGGGCACCTCGACCACCGTCGTCCCCAGTGGACAGCGCGTCGAGGTCGACCCGCACGGCTACCTGCTGGTGACCCTCGAGGAGGCTGGCGCATGA
- a CDS encoding hydantoinase B/oxoprolinase family protein, with the protein MTTLDGATVEVVRSYLLSAAEEMRATLIRTSFNPVIYEVHDFGMSMYDADLRLVAEATGLTFFLGANDFSLRKGVDYVGLDNLHRGDVVLLNFPYWNAAHASDATLFAPVFQPDPADPDADGTLVGFLCVRAHWMDLGAKDPGYVLDSTDMHQEGLIFPGTKVVSRGVPVHEIHELIRFNSRMPAEVLGDLHAQIAALRTGERRYLEILAKFGRPTVEAAIDAMIADGEARSRAALAALPQGTWTAEDWVDDDGITEDPVKMRVTVTIADGTFTVDFAGSAPATAGPINMPYGATEAICKVILKSLTSPDQPSNAGTVAPLKVLAEPGTLFHAVYPQPTFTLWTGIVAVELILKALAQGMPDLLPASSGGDVPGFMMVGIHPDTGQMFAVSNNDPVGWGATTDHDGMNAATHVSGSTGRITPIEVLEARTGMFFERMEFRADSGGAGRFRGGSGLRRDIRFVTPGEFLSVIKKTRSRPWALDGGLEPDPNQVVVFPGTDREARVSTKRTRVEVGDRITLLTAGGGGHGAPRDRDPEAVRLDVAEGFVSPAAARDVYGVDTDG; encoded by the coding sequence ATGACCACGTTGGACGGCGCGACGGTAGAGGTCGTCCGCAGCTACCTGCTGTCGGCGGCCGAGGAGATGCGGGCCACCCTGATCCGCACCTCGTTCAACCCGGTCATCTACGAGGTCCACGACTTCGGCATGTCGATGTACGACGCCGACCTGCGGCTGGTCGCCGAGGCGACCGGGCTGACCTTCTTCCTCGGCGCCAACGACTTCTCGCTGCGCAAGGGCGTCGACTACGTCGGCCTCGACAACCTGCACCGCGGCGACGTCGTGCTGCTCAACTTCCCGTACTGGAACGCGGCGCACGCCTCCGACGCGACCCTGTTCGCCCCGGTCTTCCAGCCCGACCCGGCCGACCCGGACGCCGACGGCACCCTGGTCGGCTTCCTCTGCGTCCGCGCGCACTGGATGGACCTTGGCGCCAAGGATCCCGGCTACGTGCTGGACTCCACCGACATGCACCAGGAAGGGCTCATCTTCCCGGGCACCAAGGTGGTGTCGAGGGGCGTACCGGTCCACGAGATCCACGAGCTGATCCGGTTCAACTCCCGGATGCCGGCCGAGGTCCTCGGCGACCTGCACGCCCAGATCGCCGCGCTGCGCACCGGCGAGCGCCGCTACCTGGAGATCCTGGCCAAGTTCGGCCGGCCCACCGTCGAGGCCGCCATCGACGCGATGATCGCCGACGGCGAGGCCCGCAGCCGGGCCGCCCTGGCGGCGCTGCCGCAGGGCACCTGGACGGCCGAGGACTGGGTCGACGACGACGGCATCACCGAGGACCCGGTGAAGATGCGGGTCACCGTCACCATCGCCGACGGGACGTTCACCGTCGACTTCGCCGGCTCCGCGCCGGCGACCGCCGGCCCGATCAACATGCCGTACGGCGCCACCGAGGCGATCTGCAAGGTGATCCTGAAGTCGCTGACCTCACCGGACCAGCCGTCGAACGCCGGAACGGTCGCCCCGCTGAAGGTGCTCGCCGAGCCCGGCACGCTCTTCCACGCCGTCTACCCGCAGCCGACGTTCACCCTGTGGACCGGCATCGTCGCGGTCGAGCTGATCCTCAAGGCGCTCGCCCAGGGCATGCCGGACCTGCTGCCCGCGTCGTCCGGCGGCGACGTACCCGGCTTCATGATGGTCGGCATCCACCCCGACACCGGGCAGATGTTCGCGGTCAGCAACAACGACCCGGTCGGCTGGGGCGCCACCACCGACCACGACGGCATGAACGCCGCCACCCACGTCTCCGGCAGCACCGGCCGGATCACCCCGATCGAGGTCCTCGAGGCCCGTACCGGGATGTTCTTCGAACGGATGGAGTTCCGCGCCGACTCCGGCGGGGCGGGCCGGTTCCGGGGTGGATCGGGGCTGCGCCGGGACATCCGGTTCGTGACGCCGGGTGAGTTCCTGTCGGTGATCAAGAAGACCCGTAGCCGGCCGTGGGCGCTCGACGGTGGCCTGGAGCCGGACCCGAACCAGGTGGTCGTGTTCCCGGGGACGGACCGGGAGGCGCGGGTGTCGACGAAGCGGACCCGGGTCGAGGTGGGGGACCGGATCACGCTGCTGACCGCCGGCGGCGGTGGGCACGGCGCCCCCCGCGACCGGGACCCCGAGGCCGTACGCCTCGACGTGGCCGAGGGTTTCGTCAGCCCGGCCGCGGCCCGGGACGTCTACGGGGTGGACACCGATGGGTGA
- a CDS encoding ABC transporter permease: MVDLRAAGGPGESADTAAPVRGRGVRDGRFANVLIVVGATILTVVTLAAIFAPLLSNWGPEEIDPAASLAAPGGSHLLGTDSNGMDIWSRLLHAGRLDLGIAVAAVALAVVVGTIVGLVAGYLGGWVDDVLMRLVDIFQAFPTFILALAVAALLGNGTVNLIITIALVNAPAYARLVRAEARSVRELPFVDASVTSGSSTLGVLWRHILPNSLTPVRVIAPLNCGWAMLTLAGLSFLGLGVSIPTAEWGAMISLGNPDVVAGRWWTSVPPGLFLLVCVLGFSLLGEGLQERADAKRR; this comes from the coding sequence ATGGTTGATCTGCGCGCCGCCGGCGGCCCCGGCGAATCCGCGGACACCGCCGCCCCGGTCAGGGGCCGCGGGGTCCGGGACGGCCGGTTCGCCAACGTGCTGATCGTGGTCGGCGCGACCATCCTCACCGTGGTCACGCTCGCCGCGATCTTCGCCCCGCTGCTCAGCAACTGGGGGCCGGAGGAGATCGACCCGGCCGCCAGCCTCGCCGCGCCCGGCGGCAGCCACCTGCTCGGCACCGACAGCAACGGCATGGACATCTGGAGCCGGCTGCTCCACGCCGGCCGCCTCGACCTCGGCATCGCGGTCGCGGCGGTCGCCCTCGCCGTCGTGGTCGGCACCATCGTCGGCCTGGTCGCCGGCTACCTCGGCGGCTGGGTCGACGACGTGCTGATGCGGCTGGTCGACATCTTCCAGGCGTTCCCGACCTTCATCCTGGCCCTGGCGGTCGCCGCGCTGCTCGGCAACGGCACGGTCAACCTGATCATCACCATCGCCCTGGTCAACGCACCCGCGTACGCCCGCCTGGTCCGCGCCGAGGCCCGGTCGGTACGCGAACTGCCGTTCGTCGACGCCTCGGTCACCTCCGGCTCGTCGACGCTCGGCGTGCTGTGGCGGCACATCCTGCCCAACAGTCTCACCCCGGTACGGGTCATCGCCCCGCTCAACTGCGGCTGGGCGATGCTCACCCTGGCCGGCCTGTCCTTCCTCGGCCTCGGCGTCAGCATCCCCACCGCCGAGTGGGGCGCCATGATCAGCCTCGGCAACCCCGACGTCGTCGCCGGCCGCTGGTGGACCTCGGTCCCACCCGGCCTCTTCCTGCTCGTCTGCGTGCTCGGCTTCAGCCTCCTCGGCGAGGGGTTGCAGGAGCGCGCCGACGCGAAGCGGAGGTAG
- a CDS encoding L-rhamnose mutarotase: MNTSPSGPAPEDSSGAGPPLSGAVAPPPPAAPGERGPGPGEQFCHLYWLRDGAGAEYDRRHAEIWPELSRLLDEAGMYDYSIFRRGTLVICVLRTRAGFDRARTVTGGSPVQARWTASLADLFAEIADADGEPLWAPRVFRHAGPPA, from the coding sequence GTGAACACGTCGCCGTCGGGACCGGCCCCGGAAGACTCCTCCGGGGCCGGCCCGCCGCTTTCCGGCGCTGTCGCGCCACCGCCCCCGGCAGCGCCCGGGGAGCGCGGCCCGGGACCCGGGGAGCAGTTCTGCCACCTCTACTGGCTGCGTGACGGCGCCGGCGCCGAGTACGACCGCCGGCACGCCGAGATCTGGCCGGAGCTGTCCCGGCTGCTCGACGAGGCCGGCATGTACGACTACTCGATCTTCCGACGCGGCACGCTGGTGATCTGCGTGCTGCGTACCCGGGCCGGGTTCGACCGGGCCCGTACGGTCACCGGCGGGTCGCCGGTGCAGGCACGCTGGACCGCGTCGCTGGCCGACCTGTTCGCCGAGATCGCCGACGCCGACGGCGAGCCGTTGTGGGCGCCCCGGGTGTTCCGGCACGCGGGCCCGCCGGCCTGA
- a CDS encoding ABC transporter substrate-binding protein produces MLQLGGSVALLLATGACAAGSQSGSSGRSADPAASTLRIAVSSYLSSWDQDFVGFDPTALMLYKNIFPYLVDYGVTEVSGSKILDTTNVMPTFAESFEPSADQKTWTLKLRKGVKFASGNEMTAADVKWSKDRAFAAKANVAGVYRTIGLTEPDQVRVVDDYTVEFAQAFPSALTPQIQAISLYVFDSVEAKKHATAADPWAQEWFAKNAPTGGYFNVTKATQGQEIVLEANKGYPGPEPAQTGTIRISVVPAAANQRLQLQNGDIDIALGVSRRDIADLKNVDGIKVISAASNDQVAIQMSVTTAPFNDVNVRKALAHAVPYEQIIANVYGGDARPTSSLVPLDMPGYDANGYPYKYDIEAARAALAAAGQTSINSELVFATDNDTQQQLAVLVQSEARKAGIELKLTPLDPATLAERRQQKNIPLQITSGQLWVNDVEYMLATSFVSGANLNYSNYTNPEIEQIYEQSHTTVDEAARRQLWTRVQQILAADVPWVIICQPNFNLPVREEVAGWVQPMDGLARLRYLTTSG; encoded by the coding sequence GTGCTGCAGCTCGGGGGCAGCGTGGCCCTCCTGCTGGCCACCGGCGCCTGCGCCGCAGGCTCCCAGTCCGGCTCGTCCGGCCGCTCCGCGGACCCCGCCGCGTCGACCCTGCGGATCGCCGTCTCCAGCTACCTCAGCAGCTGGGACCAGGACTTCGTCGGCTTCGACCCGACCGCGCTCATGCTCTACAAGAACATCTTCCCGTACCTGGTCGACTACGGGGTGACCGAGGTCAGCGGCTCGAAGATCCTCGACACCACCAACGTCATGCCGACCTTCGCCGAGTCGTTCGAGCCCAGCGCCGACCAGAAGACCTGGACCCTGAAGCTGCGTAAGGGCGTCAAGTTCGCCAGCGGCAACGAGATGACCGCCGCCGACGTCAAGTGGTCCAAGGACCGCGCGTTCGCCGCCAAGGCCAACGTGGCCGGCGTCTACCGGACCATCGGCCTGACCGAGCCGGACCAGGTCCGGGTCGTCGACGACTACACCGTCGAGTTCGCCCAGGCGTTCCCCAGCGCGCTCACCCCGCAGATCCAGGCGATCTCGCTCTACGTCTTCGACTCGGTCGAGGCGAAGAAGCACGCCACCGCCGCCGACCCGTGGGCCCAGGAGTGGTTCGCCAAGAACGCCCCGACCGGCGGCTACTTCAACGTCACCAAGGCCACCCAGGGCCAGGAGATCGTGCTGGAGGCCAACAAGGGCTACCCGGGCCCGGAGCCGGCGCAGACCGGGACCATCCGGATCTCGGTCGTCCCGGCCGCCGCCAACCAGCGGTTGCAGCTGCAGAACGGCGACATCGACATCGCGCTCGGCGTCAGCCGCCGCGACATCGCCGACCTGAAGAACGTCGACGGCATCAAGGTCATCTCGGCGGCCAGCAACGATCAGGTCGCGATCCAGATGTCGGTCACCACCGCGCCGTTCAACGACGTGAACGTCCGCAAGGCGCTGGCCCACGCGGTGCCGTACGAGCAGATCATCGCCAACGTCTACGGCGGCGACGCCCGGCCGACCAGCAGCCTGGTGCCGCTGGACATGCCCGGCTACGACGCGAACGGCTACCCCTACAAGTACGACATCGAGGCGGCCAGGGCCGCGCTGGCCGCCGCCGGCCAGACCTCGATCAACTCGGAGCTGGTCTTCGCGACCGACAACGACACCCAGCAGCAGCTCGCCGTACTGGTGCAGTCCGAGGCGCGTAAGGCCGGCATCGAACTCAAGCTGACCCCGCTCGACCCGGCGACGCTCGCCGAGCGGCGGCAGCAGAAGAACATCCCGCTCCAGATCACCTCGGGCCAGCTCTGGGTCAACGACGTCGAGTACATGCTGGCCACCAGCTTCGTCTCCGGCGCCAACCTGAACTACTCCAACTACACCAACCCGGAGATCGAGCAGATCTACGAGCAGTCGCACACCACGGTCGACGAGGCCGCCCGCCGCCAGCTCTGGACCCGGGTCCAGCAGATCCTGGCCGCCGACGTCCCCTGGGTGATCATCTGCCAGCCCAACTTCAACCTGCCGGTACGCGAGGAGGTCGCCGGCTGGGTCCAGCCGATGGACGGCCTCGCCCGCCTGCGCTACCTGACCACCTCGGGCTGA
- a CDS encoding dipeptide ABC transporter ATP-binding protein — MLSIENLSVVIRRRGREVAALSNVNLRVDAGEVVGLVGESGGGKSMVARSIVGLLPGGADATGAVHFDGADVLRMDDAALSTHRGHGAALCFQNPRGALIATRTVGRQLTDRLTTHQAMDTKRAREAARELFEQVGIRNPARRLDAYPHELSGGMAQRVMISLATGCAPGLLIADEPTTGLDVTLTREILRQFRLAADADRRGVLLISHDLASIAAVCDRVVVLYAGTVVESGPADQVLREPSHPYTRALLASVPDIDGRPVVATAGAMPLMRTAPDDCPFAPRCAHATDTCGQRRPPTTPVPHGTDGWTLACFHPQRGPLTAEAAAADPTLYVTAKTAAADPTVPGTGAAGPAGGTLTKDRAAAPDTVPAAGTPVLAIDDAHVVYRSRFGRGGHHALRGVSLTVAAGETLGVVGESGCGKSTLAKLMLGLVDPASGSVEVAGQRYAGLRGRKLRQLRTRAQMVFQDPIGSLSPRRTVGDSIAEPLRALGVPAAERAQRVEAVLDRMELDRSILQRQPHELSGGQAQRIGIARALVGRPELIVFDEPTSALDVTVQAQILKVIADVAADSSRGSVFISHDLATVRGFSDRVVVLYLGRVVEEGPVDEVFDNPKHPYTRALLASAPSLGTGFGGPRVELTRDLEEADAATGCPLAGRCPFVTDRCRADDQQLQPYGASRAACWRVPEIPALLKGSDIRV; from the coding sequence ATGCTCTCGATCGAGAACCTGTCGGTGGTGATCCGCCGACGCGGCCGCGAGGTCGCCGCGCTCAGCAACGTCAACCTGCGTGTCGACGCCGGCGAGGTGGTCGGCCTGGTCGGCGAGAGCGGCGGCGGCAAGAGCATGGTGGCCCGCTCCATCGTCGGCCTGCTGCCCGGCGGCGCCGACGCCACCGGCGCGGTCCACTTCGACGGCGCCGACGTGCTGCGCATGGACGACGCGGCGCTGAGCACCCACCGCGGCCACGGCGCCGCCCTGTGCTTCCAGAACCCGCGCGGCGCGCTCATCGCCACCCGCACGGTCGGCCGGCAGCTCACCGACCGGCTCACCACCCACCAGGCGATGGACACCAAACGGGCCCGGGAGGCCGCCCGGGAACTCTTCGAACAGGTCGGGATCCGCAACCCGGCCCGGCGGCTCGACGCGTACCCGCACGAACTGTCCGGCGGCATGGCCCAGCGGGTGATGATCTCACTGGCCACCGGCTGCGCGCCCGGCCTGCTGATCGCCGACGAGCCGACCACCGGCCTCGACGTCACCCTGACCCGGGAGATCCTGCGCCAGTTCCGGCTGGCCGCCGACGCCGACCGGCGCGGCGTACTGCTCATCTCGCACGACCTGGCCTCCATCGCGGCGGTCTGCGACCGGGTGGTGGTGCTCTACGCCGGCACCGTCGTCGAGAGCGGCCCCGCCGACCAGGTGCTGCGCGAACCGTCCCACCCCTACACCCGCGCCCTGCTCGCCTCGGTCCCCGACATCGACGGCCGGCCGGTCGTCGCGACCGCCGGCGCGATGCCGCTGATGCGGACCGCGCCGGACGACTGCCCGTTCGCGCCCCGCTGTGCGCACGCCACCGACACCTGCGGGCAGCGCCGCCCACCGACCACCCCGGTCCCGCACGGCACCGACGGCTGGACCCTGGCCTGCTTCCACCCGCAGCGCGGGCCGCTGACCGCCGAAGCCGCGGCGGCCGACCCGACCCTGTACGTCACCGCCAAGACCGCGGCGGCCGACCCGACCGTGCCCGGCACCGGCGCGGCCGGGCCGGCCGGTGGCACCCTCACCAAGGACCGGGCCGCCGCACCCGACACGGTCCCGGCGGCCGGCACACCCGTGCTGGCCATCGACGACGCACACGTGGTCTACCGCAGCCGCTTCGGCCGCGGCGGCCACCACGCGCTGCGCGGCGTCAGCCTGACCGTCGCCGCCGGCGAGACCCTCGGCGTCGTCGGCGAGAGCGGCTGCGGCAAGAGCACCCTGGCCAAGCTGATGCTCGGCCTGGTCGACCCGGCCAGCGGCAGCGTCGAGGTCGCCGGCCAGCGCTACGCCGGCCTGCGCGGTCGTAAGCTGCGGCAGCTGCGGACCCGGGCCCAGATGGTGTTCCAGGACCCGATCGGCTCGCTCAGCCCGCGCCGCACCGTCGGCGACTCGATCGCCGAACCGCTGCGGGCGCTCGGCGTACCGGCGGCCGAACGCGCGCAGCGGGTCGAAGCCGTGCTCGACCGGATGGAACTCGACCGGTCCATCCTCCAGCGGCAGCCGCACGAACTCTCCGGCGGCCAGGCCCAGCGGATCGGCATCGCCCGCGCCCTGGTCGGCCGCCCCGAACTGATCGTCTTCGACGAGCCCACCTCGGCGCTCGACGTCACCGTGCAGGCCCAGATCCTCAAGGTGATCGCCGACGTCGCCGCCGACTCGTCGCGCGGCTCGGTCTTCATCTCGCACGACCTGGCCACCGTACGCGGCTTCTCCGACCGGGTCGTTGTGCTCTACCTCGGCCGGGTGGTCGAGGAGGGGCCCGTCGACGAGGTCTTCGACAACCCGAAACACCCGTACACCCGGGCGCTGCTGGCAAGTGCCCCCAGCCTGGGCACCGGCTTCGGCGGGCCGCGGGTCGAGCTGACCCGCGACCTCGAGGAGGCCGACGCCGCCACCGGGTGCCCGCTCGCCGGCCGCTGCCCGTTCGTCACCGACCGGTGCCGCGCCGACGACCAGCAACTCCAGCCGTACGGCGCGAGCCGGGCCGCCTGCTGGCGGGTACCGGAGATCCCCGCCCTGCTGAAAGGTAGTGACATCCGTGTCTGA
- a CDS encoding ABC transporter permease — MRILRFVGRRLLQLIPVLLGVVVLTFLLVRVLPGDPIRTILGPNATEEDAAAARERFGLDQPMWKQFLDYLGGLVTGDFGTSIQSGGSVTAEVALRIGPTLELVVLSVSLALVVAVVLGIWSARRANRAGDHGIRIVALVGNSMPEFWLGLVLILVGYSVLGWFPAPSGRVDPDTNLTPITGADLVDAVLTANWPAFTSAAAHLVLPVATLAVVIVAPLLRSVRASALEVLHSEAYVAAGAHGLRPRTLLRGYLTRATMVRVPSLAALVFGSAIGSTVLVEYVYSWQGFGQWALRGLLYRDYPVVQASVVIIALAYVLVFLIADVVHAILDPRVKI; from the coding sequence ATGCGGATCCTTCGTTTCGTCGGCAGGCGGCTGCTCCAGCTCATCCCGGTGCTGCTCGGGGTGGTCGTCCTGACCTTCCTCCTGGTGCGGGTGCTGCCCGGTGACCCGATCCGGACCATCCTCGGACCGAACGCCACCGAGGAGGACGCCGCCGCGGCCCGGGAACGCTTCGGGCTCGACCAGCCGATGTGGAAGCAGTTCCTGGACTACCTCGGCGGCCTGGTCACCGGTGACTTCGGCACCTCGATCCAGAGCGGCGGGTCGGTCACCGCCGAGGTCGCGCTGCGCATCGGTCCGACCCTCGAACTCGTGGTGCTCTCGGTGTCGCTGGCGCTGGTCGTCGCCGTCGTACTCGGGATCTGGTCGGCCCGGCGTGCCAACCGCGCCGGCGACCACGGCATCCGGATCGTCGCCCTGGTCGGGAACTCGATGCCGGAGTTCTGGCTCGGCCTGGTCCTGATCCTGGTCGGCTACAGCGTGCTCGGCTGGTTTCCGGCCCCGAGCGGCCGGGTCGACCCGGACACCAACCTGACCCCGATCACCGGCGCCGACCTGGTCGACGCGGTGCTGACCGCCAACTGGCCGGCGTTCACGTCGGCGGCGGCGCACCTGGTCCTGCCGGTCGCCACCCTGGCCGTCGTCATCGTCGCGCCGCTGCTGCGCAGCGTACGGGCGTCCGCGCTGGAGGTGCTGCACTCCGAGGCGTACGTCGCCGCCGGCGCCCACGGGCTGCGCCCCCGTACGCTGCTGCGCGGCTACCTGACCCGGGCGACGATGGTCCGGGTGCCGTCGCTGGCCGCCCTGGTCTTCGGCTCCGCGATCGGCTCGACCGTGCTCGTCGAGTACGTCTACTCGTGGCAGGGCTTCGGCCAGTGGGCGCTGCGTGGCCTGCTCTACCGCGACTACCCGGTCGTCCAGGCGTCCGTGGTGATCATCGCGCTGGCCTACGTGCTGGTGTTCCTCATCGCCGACGTCGTGCACGCGATCCTCGACCCGAGAGTGAAGATCTGA